In bacterium, one DNA window encodes the following:
- the tsaA gene encoding tRNA (N6-threonylcarbamoyladenosine(37)-N6)-methyltransferase TrmO — translation MKNKFRIEQIGIIYSPYKTKDECPIQGQIRPEEKGLIELFPEYEKGLETIETFSHIILFYIFDQAGEIKLSRPTFLDDSPHGVFASRHPCRPNSIGISIVKLEKRNKNILEVSGIDVLDNTPLIDIKPYIPKFDYFRNANNGWTENKKVRPKPLGRE, via the coding sequence ATGAAAAATAAATTTAGAATTGAGCAGATTGGGATTATTTATAGTCCATATAAAACAAAAGATGAGTGCCCTATTCAAGGACAGATAAGACCTGAAGAAAAAGGTCTAATAGAATTATTTCCGGAATACGAAAAAGGATTAGAAACAATTGAAACATTTTCACATATCATATTGTTTTATATTTTTGACCAAGCCGGAGAAATAAAATTATCTCGACCAACGTTCTTAGATGATTCTCCTCATGGGGTTTTTGCCTCCCGACATCCTTGTAGACCGAATAGTATTGGCATTTCTATTGTAAAATTAGAAAAAAGAAATAAAAATATTTTGGAAGTAAGTGGGATAGACGTTCTTGATAATACGCCACTCATTGACATAAAACCCTATATTCCGAAATTTGATTATTTTAGAAACGCTAATAATGGCTGGACAGAAAATAAAAAAGTTCGTCCAAAACCATTAGGTAGAGAATGA